From a single Phaenicophaeus curvirostris isolate KB17595 chromosome 8, BPBGC_Pcur_1.0, whole genome shotgun sequence genomic region:
- the MYOC gene encoding myocilin has product MRAAWALLCAALALGCRAEPASLRRGDAGAGSCTYSFTVASPEDGSCPGPELRAELAALAARLSRLESRGGAEPACAELLRARSRLEEEKGRLERENRELGRRLESSAREAARLRAARCPPGAPGKAPRWDPQPLTYQELQSERTEVPASQLLEETALSHPGSEDSGCGELVWVGEPVVFGRADSIAGKYGVWMKDPEPVPPFTRETTWRVDVVGTEVRQLFQYEAAEQLAQGYPAKVHILPQPLESTGAVVYRGGLFFQPRHSRIVARYDLRGEAVTAEREIPGAGYHGQYPYSWGGYTDIDLAVDETGLWVIYSTEKARGAIVLSKLNPETLEIRRTWETNIRKQGVANSFVICGTLYTVSSYSAPNATINFAYDTTTSTSRALSIPFKNRFRYLSMVDYNPAERQLFAWDSFNMVTYPIRLSHM; this is encoded by the exons ATGCGGGCGGCGTGGGCGCTGCTGTGCGCCGCGCTGGCGCTGGGCTGCCGGGCCGAGCCTGCCTCGCTCCGCCGCGGCGATGCGGGCGCCGGGAGCTGCACGTACTCGTTCACGGTGGCGAGCCCCGAGGACGGGAGCTGCCCGGGGCCCGAGCTGCGCGCCGAGCTGGCCGCGCTCGCCGCCCGCCTGAGCCGCCTGGAGAGCCGCGGCGGCGCCGAGCCTGCCTGCGCCGAACTGCTGCGCGCCCGGAGTcgcctggaggaggagaaggggcgGCTGGAGCGCGAGAACCGGGAGCTGGGCCGGCGCCTGGAGAGCAGCGCCCGGGAGGCCGCCCGGCTCCGCGCTGCCCGCTGTCCGCCCGGCGCCCCCGGCAAAG CCCCTCGCTGGGACCCGCAGCCCCTCACCTACCAGGAGCTGCAGTCAGAGAGGACAGAGGTTCCTGCAtcgcagctgctggaggagactGCGCTCAGCCACCCGGGAAGCGAGGACTCGG GCTGTGGCGAGCTGGTGTGGGTGGGGGAACCTGTTGTCTTTGGCCGGGCAGACTCCATTGCTGGCAAATACGGTGTGTGGATGAAGGACCCTGAGCCCGTGCCCCCCTTCACGCGTGAGACCACCTGGCGCGTGGATGTGGTGGGCACAGAGGTGCGCCAGCTCTTCCAGTATGAGGCAGCCGAGCAGCTGGCCCAGGGCTACCCTGCCAAAGTGCACATCCTGCCACAGCCCCTGGAGAGCACTGGGGCCGTCGTGTACCGTGGTGGGCTCTTCTTCCAGCCCCGTCACTCCCGCATTGTGGCCCGATACGACCTGCGGGGAGAGGCTGTGACGGCCGAGAGAGAGATCCCTGGCGCTGGCTACCACGGGCAGTATCCCTACTCCTGGGGGGGCTACACAGACATCGACCTGGCGGTGGATGAGACAGGGCTCTGGGTGATCTACAGCACTGAGAAGGCCAGAGGAGCCATTGTCCTCTCCAAGCTGAACCCTGAGACGCTGGAGATCCGTCGCACCTGGGAGACCAACATACGCAAGCAGGGGGTGGCCAACTCCTTTGTCATCTGTGGCACCCTCTACACTGTCAGCAGCTACTCGGCACCCAATGCCACGATCAACTTCGCTTACGACACAACCACCAGCACCAGCCGGGCCCTCAGCATTCCCTTCAAGAACCGCTTCCGCTACCTCAGCATGGTGGATTACAACCCTGCTGAGCGGCAGCTCTTCGCCTGGGACAGCTTCAACATGGTCACCTACCCCATCCGCCTCTCCCACATGTGA